A genomic stretch from Theobroma cacao cultivar B97-61/B2 chromosome 4, Criollo_cocoa_genome_V2, whole genome shotgun sequence includes:
- the LOC18603082 gene encoding putative calcium-transporting ATPase 13, plasma membrane-type — MTTILRSNLLGIEWIIHVPATLSKPKKKWHTIFTTIYCSRTFSSLVIKPPAAKAKTKDIHRSSSHVSLTVTQENSLFQVDQTTLIEVVKEKKIDWLQKLDGVDGVASALGTNTQVGISGSTEDIAHRHEAFGSNTYKKPPTKSFFHFVIEAFKDLTIMILLGCAALSLGFGIKEHGLKEGWYDGGSIFVAVFLVIAVSAISNYRQNRQFDKLSKVSNNIQIDVVRGGRRQQISIFDIVVGDIVCLKIGDQVPADGLFLEGHSLQVDESSMTGESDHVEVNRSQNPFLFSGTKVADGYARMLVTSVGMNTMWGQMMSQIGRDTNEQTPLQARLNRLTSSIGKVGLAVAFLVLVVLLVRYFTGNTTDENGNREFNGNKTKADDIINAVVGIVAAAVTIVVVAIPEGLPLAVTLTLAYSMKRMMADQAMVRKLSACETMGSATTICTDKTGTLTLNQMKVTKFWLGQKSMEEGASSISPFVVDLIHQGVALNTTGNVYRASSGSEFEFSGTPTEKAILSWAVLELNMDMEKMKQSCAILQVEAFNSQKKRSGVLIGKNGADTVHVHWKGAAEMILAMCSSYYDASGIVKDLNDSERMKFEQIIQGMAASTLRCIAFAHKQVPEEEYGNLKEQKKVKEDSLTLLGLVGIKDPCRPGVKKAVEDCQYAGVNIKMITGDNVFTARAIATECGILRPGDDMSSGVVVEGEEFRNYTPRERMEKVDKIRVMARSSPFDKLLMVQCLKQKGHVVAVTGDGTNDAPALKEADIGLSMGIQGTEVAKESSDIVILDDNFASVATVLRWGRCVYINIQKFIQFQLTVNVAALCINFVAAVSAGEVPLTAVQLLWVNLIMDTLGALALATERPTKELMEKPPVGRTKPLITNIMWRNLLAQALYQIAVLLTLQFRGESIFGVTEKVNDTLIFNIFVLCQVFNEFNARKLEKKNVFEGIHKNKLFMGIIGITILLQVVMVEFLKKFADTERLNWGQWGACSGFAAVSWPIGWVVKYIPVPEKPFFSYLKWRK, encoded by the coding sequence ATGACAACCATTCTCCGCTCAAACTTGCTTGGCATTGAATGGATAATCCATGTACCTGCCACCCTTAGCAAACCCAAAAAGAAATGGCACACCATTTTCACTACCATTTATTGTTCTAGAACCTTTTCATCCCTTGTCATCAAGCCTCCAGCAGCCAAAGCAAAAACCAAGGATATTCATCGCTCCTCATCTCATGTTTCACTCACTGTTACACAAGAAAACAGTCTTTTCCAAGTTGATCAAACAACTCTCATTGAGGTagtcaaagagaaaaaaatcgATTGGTTGCAGAAACTTGATGGGGTTGATGGTGTGGCTTCTGCTCTTGGAACCAACACCCAGGTCGGCATTTCTGGCAGCACCGAGGACATTGCTCACCGACATGAAGCATTCGGTTCCAACACGTATAAGAAACCGCCAACAAAGagctttttccattttgtcaTTGAAGCTTTTAAAGACCTTACTATAATGATTCTTTTAGGATGTGCAGCACTTTCACTTGGCTTCGGAATCAAAGAACATGGACTCAAAGAAGGTTGGTATGACGGTGGAAGCATTTTTGTAGCTGTCTTTCTTGTCATTGCAGTTTCTGCTATAAGTAACTATAGGCAAAACAGACAGTTTGACAAGTTATCAAAAGTCAGCAACAATATTCAGATTGATGTTGTACGAGGAGGTCGGCGCCAACAAATCTCAATATTTGATATAGTTGTTGGAGACATTGTTTGCCTAAAGATTGGAGACCAAGTTCCTGCTGATGGATTGTTCTTAGAAGGACATTCCTTGCAAGTTGATGAATCGAGCATGACCGGGGAAAGTGACCATGTCGAGGTAAATCGCAGCCAAAATCCGTTCTTGTTTTCAGGGACCAAGGTGGCTGATGGGTACGCTCGGATGCTTGTCACTTCGGTTGGAATGAATACTATGTGGGGCCAAATGATGAGCCAAATCGGCCGGGACACTAACGAACAGACGCCCTTACAAGCTCGTTTAAACAGGCTGACCTCATCAATTGGTAAGGTTGGCTTAGCAGTTGCGTTCCTGGTTCTTGTCGTTTTGTTGGTTCGTTACTTCACAGGCAATACAACAGATGAGAATGGAAACCGGGAGTTCAATGGAAACAAGACAAAGGCCGATGATATAATAAATGCTGTTGTTGGAATCGTAGCTGCCGCTGTTACCATTGTTGTAGTCGCAATTCCAGAAGGACTGCCACTAGCTGTCACACTGACTCTTGCCTATTCGATGAAGAGAATGATGGCAGATCAAGCAATGGTAAGAAAGCTCTCTGCCTGTGAGACAATGGGCTCTGCCACCACAATTTGCACCGACAAAACAGGCACTCTCACGCTCAACCAAATGAAAGTGACCAAATTTTGGCTCGGCCAAAAATCTATGGAAGAGGGTGCTTCTTCAATTTCTCCATTTGTTGTTGACTTGATCCATCAGGGAGTTGCTTTAAACACAACTGGAAATGTTTACAGAGCTTCTTCAGGATCAGAATTCGAGTTCTCAGGTACTCCTACAGAAAAGGCAATCCTTTCTTGGGCTGTCTTGGAACTGAATATGGATATGGAGAAAATGAAGCAGAGTTGTGCGATACTACAAGTTGAAGCCTTCAATTCTCAGAAAAAAAGGAGTGGGGTTTTGATTGGGAAGAATGGGGCTGACACTGTCCATGTTCACTGGAAAGGAGCCGCGGAGATGATTCTAGCAATGTGCTCAAGCTACTACGATGCTTCTGGAATCGTGAAAGATCTCAATGATAGCgaaaggatgaaatttgagcAAATTATTCAAGGAATGGCAGCGAGCACCCTCAGGTGCATTGCTTTTGCCCATAAACAAGTTCCAGAAGAAGAGTATGGAAATCTAAAAGAGCAGAAAAAGGTTAAAGAAGACAGCTTGACCCTGTTAGGACTGGTGGGCATAAAGGATCCATGCAGACCTGGAGTGAAGAAAGCTGTGGAAGATTGCCAATATGCTGGAGTAAACATCAAAATGATTACCGGCGACAATGTTTTCACTGCAAGAGCTATAGCTACTGAATGTGGGATTCTCAGGCCTGGTGACGACATGTCCAGTGGTGTGGTGGTAGAAGGCGAGGAATTCAGAAATTATACACCACGAGAGAGGATGGAGAAAGTTGACAAAATCCGAGTGATGGCAAGATCCTCTCCTTTTGATAAGCTTCTTATGGTACAGTGCTTGAAACAGAAAGGGCATGTAGTTGCAGTCACTGGTGATGGCACAAATGATGCACCGGCACTCAAGGAAGCAGATATAGGACTGTCCATGGGAATTCAGGGAACTGAAGTGGCGAAAGAGAGCTCAGACATTGTCATCTTGGATGATAATTTCGCTTCTGTTGCCACAGTCTTGAGGTGGGGAAGATGCGTCTATATCAACATCCAGAAATTCATTCAATTCCAGCTCACGGTAAATGTTGCTGCACTTTGTATTAACTTTGTAGCAGCAGTTTCAGCAGGTGAAGTTCCTCTAACAGCGGTCCAGTTATTGTGGGTGAACTTGATTATGGACACATTGGGTGCTCTGGCTCTTGCTACAGAGCGGCCTACAAAGGAGTTGATGGAGAAACCACCCGTTGGTCGAACAAAGCCACTCATCACAAATATCATGTGGAGGAACCTACTTGCACAAGCTTTATACCAGATAGCTGTGCTTCTTACCTTACAATTCAGAGGTGAATCAATCTTTGGCGTAACAGAGAAGGTAAATGATACCTTGATCTTCAATATTTTTGTCCTTTGCCAAGTGTTCAACGAATTTAACGCTAGGAAGCTGGAAAAGAAGAACGTATTTGAGGGCATACACAAGAATAAGTTGTTTATGGGGATCATCGGGATAACAATTCTTCTTCAAGTGGTGATGGTTGAATTTCTGAAGAAGTTTGCAGATACGGAGAGGTTGAATTGGGGCCAGTGGGGTGCCTGCAGTGGATTTGCGGCCGTGTCTTGGCCCATTGGTTGGGTTGTCAAGTACATTCCAGTTCCAGAGAAACCCTTTTTTAGCTATCTCAAATGGAGGAAGTAG